Sequence from the Malaciobacter pacificus genome:
AACACCGCCAATCTATCCACTTGTGAAGATTGAAAATATTGATGATAAAAAAATAATTGTTGTTGAGATAGATGAGGGAAGCAATAAACCATACTCTACAAACGGTGGACTATACCTCACAAAAGCAGGAAGTGATAAACGAAAAATCTCTCCACAAGAGCTTAGAAGACTTTTTGCAGAATCTAAAAGCATTTATCCAGATGAAGAGCCTCTTCATAAAACTACTATAGAAGATATCGATGTGATAAAACTCAAAAAATGGCTCAAAGTTGACAATCCAAATATACTAGAAAAACTGAATAAAAATCAACTAGAGCTTGAAAATATCCTTACAAATCTGGAGCTTTTCAAAGATGGTCATTTGACTTTGGCTGGAAATCTACTATTTGGAGAAAATCCACAAAGGTTTTGCCCATCTTTTTATGTAGATTGTTGTTATTTTGATGGGTATGATGTGAGTGTGACGAAATTTATCTCAAAACAAGTGTTTAAAGGTACATTTGACGAGCTTTATGATGATAGTATGAGGTTTGTCACAAGTCAGCTTAGAAGCTATCAAGTAGAGGATGATTTTAACTCAAATCCAAAACTTGAGATTGCCAGAGAGATTCTCACAGAGCTTATTATCAATGCCTTGGTGCATAGGGATTATTATATCAACTCATCTATAAAGATATTTATGTTTCATAACAGAGTGGAGATTATAAGCCCTGGAAAA
This genomic interval carries:
- a CDS encoding RNA-binding domain-containing protein, which codes for MDIIKRISNGEDSYTQYKVDVSNADKLAQEFVAFSNARGGLLIIGVDDDGSIIGVDTKDIQRINQLIGNVINTHITPPIYPLVKIENIDDKKIIVVEIDEGSNKPYSTNGGLYLTKAGSDKRKISPQELRRLFAESKSIYPDEEPLHKTTIEDIDVIKLKKWLKVDNPNILEKLNKNQLELENILTNLELFKDGHLTLAGNLLFGENPQRFCPSFYVDCCYFDGYDVSVTKFISKQVFKGTFDELYDDSMRFVTSQLRSYQVEDDFNSNPKLEIAREILTELIINALVHRDYYINSSIKIFMFHNRVEIISPGKLTNSLTVEKIKNGIAVHRNPILNSICKNLLPYTGYGSGIKRAVELDPTIELINDLEMEQFKCIIKRDEKLGDNDKTRVKTRVKTRVKILELIEKNPTITNQEIADTLDITVKGVEWQIKKLKDENIITRIGSTRSGSWKIIS